Proteins co-encoded in one Hyalangium ruber genomic window:
- a CDS encoding AHH domain-containing protein, with the protein MFARAGMTLDDPANKMPLSGHYGPHPRRYHEIVLSTLDDATANCRSVVECRGALTGALQRLARQISTPGTELNQLVTRQQAR; encoded by the coding sequence ATCTTCGCCAGGGCGGGGATGACGCTGGATGATCCGGCGAACAAGATGCCGCTATCGGGTCACTATGGGCCCCACCCCAGGCGGTATCATGAGATCGTTCTCAGCACCCTGGACGATGCAACGGCGAACTGTCGCAGCGTCGTGGAGTGCCGGGGAGCTTTGACTGGCGCACTTCAGAGGCTGGCCAGGCAGATCTCCACTCCGGGAACAGAACTGAACCAACTCGTCACCCGGCAGCAAGCGCGTTAA
- a CDS encoding BMP family lipoprotein, translating into MLACKSQNAEPAASSQAPAPAAAAPVAEKPRIGLVLGLGGRGDHAFNDSALRGLELWAAGLKYEGTGYKPATPEELQASLGPELARRDPAITPLGITPSILQSQVAEDYEPNLQLTVEQGVALTVAVGFMLENAVEVVAQRHPKQRFLFVDSPLLTPANEPYSLPNVRAVTYRAEEGCFLAGALAGLATKEGKIGFVGGMEIPLVKQYEAGFRAGVASTNPKATVVANYTGSFTNFAAGKQVGQDLVTKGMDVIFSAAGVDGLGAIQAVKEASEAGRAVFVIGVDSDQFHLAPKAMLTTVLKRVDLTIYEGIRDQVQGRFHGGLVSMGLKEGGIALAPVRLDFPGKEEALSKVEALKAKIIAGELEVPTP; encoded by the coding sequence ATGCTGGCCTGCAAGAGCCAGAATGCAGAGCCTGCCGCGTCGAGCCAGGCCCCCGCGCCGGCGGCCGCTGCCCCCGTCGCCGAGAAGCCCCGGATCGGCCTCGTGCTAGGGCTGGGAGGGCGCGGCGATCACGCCTTCAATGACTCGGCGCTGCGCGGTCTGGAGCTGTGGGCCGCGGGCCTGAAGTACGAGGGGACGGGATACAAGCCCGCCACGCCGGAGGAGCTCCAGGCCTCCCTGGGGCCGGAGCTGGCCCGGCGAGACCCGGCCATTACGCCGCTGGGCATCACCCCCAGCATCCTGCAGAGCCAGGTGGCGGAGGACTACGAGCCGAACCTCCAGCTCACGGTGGAGCAGGGCGTGGCGCTCACCGTCGCCGTGGGCTTCATGCTGGAGAACGCGGTGGAGGTGGTGGCGCAGCGCCATCCGAAGCAGCGGTTCCTCTTCGTGGACAGCCCGCTGCTCACGCCCGCCAACGAGCCCTACTCCCTGCCGAACGTGCGGGCGGTGACCTACCGCGCCGAGGAAGGCTGCTTCCTGGCGGGGGCGCTGGCGGGGCTGGCGACGAAGGAAGGCAAGATCGGCTTCGTGGGAGGCATGGAGATTCCCCTGGTGAAGCAATACGAGGCGGGCTTCCGCGCGGGGGTGGCTTCCACGAATCCCAAGGCCACGGTGGTGGCCAACTACACGGGGAGCTTCACCAACTTCGCCGCGGGCAAGCAGGTGGGGCAGGACTTGGTGACCAAGGGCATGGACGTCATCTTCTCGGCGGCGGGAGTGGATGGGCTGGGCGCCATCCAGGCGGTGAAGGAGGCGAGCGAGGCGGGCCGCGCGGTCTTCGTCATCGGCGTGGACTCGGATCAGTTCCACCTGGCGCCGAAGGCGATGTTGACCACGGTGCTCAAGCGGGTGGACCTGACGATCTACGAAGGCATCCGCGACCAGGTCCAGGGCCGCTTCCACGGAGGCCTGGTGTCCATGGGCCTGAAGGAGGGCGGCATCGCGCTGGCGCCGGTGCGCCTCGACTTCCCAGGCAAGGAGGAGGCCTTGAGCAAGGTAGAGGCGCTGAAGGCGAAGATCATCGCGGGGGAGCTCGAGGTCCCCACCCCCTGA
- a CDS encoding methylthioribulose 1-phosphate dehydratase, whose translation MLDATCYAERSQQIIEAGRLLYSRGWSPATSSNYSARIDAGHLAITVSGRHKGQLTPEDVMVVDLAGRPVQSERKASAETLLHTTLYELFPHVGAVLHTHSLTATVLSRLLRGQDAVRLRDYELQKAFEGVTTHALELVVPIFDNTQDIPALAATTRDYLRAHPATPGYLIRGHGLYTWGRTMADSLRHVEAFEFLLACELETIRITR comes from the coding sequence GTGTTGGACGCCACCTGCTACGCCGAGCGCTCGCAGCAGATCATCGAAGCCGGACGCCTGCTCTACTCCCGAGGCTGGTCCCCGGCGACCAGCAGCAACTACTCGGCCCGCATCGACGCGGGGCACCTGGCCATCACCGTCTCCGGTCGCCACAAGGGCCAGCTCACGCCCGAGGACGTGATGGTGGTGGACCTGGCCGGGCGACCCGTCCAGAGCGAGCGCAAAGCCTCGGCGGAGACGCTGCTGCACACGACGCTCTATGAGCTGTTCCCCCACGTGGGCGCGGTGCTGCATACCCACTCCCTCACCGCCACCGTCCTGAGCCGGCTGCTGCGCGGACAGGACGCCGTCCGCCTGCGGGACTACGAGCTCCAGAAGGCCTTCGAGGGCGTCACCACCCACGCGCTGGAGCTGGTCGTCCCCATCTTCGACAACACCCAGGACATCCCCGCACTGGCGGCCACCACCCGCGACTACCTGCGCGCTCACCCGGCCACGCCGGGCTACCTCATTCGCGGGCATGGGCTGTATACCTGGGGCCGAACCATGGCCGACAGCCTGCGCCACGTGGAAGCCTTCGAGTTCCTCCTGGCCTGCGAGCTGGAGACGATCCGGATCACCCGATGA
- a CDS encoding 1,2-dihydroxy-3-keto-5-methylthiopentene dioxygenase, translating to MSTLKIFAEEGAPTPRVTTSDSAEIARLLGAQGVRFERWETRALPPSAGQAEILSSYAAEVARLKAENGFQSADVINLTPSHPQKEEMRRKFLSEHRHSEDEVRFFVRGRGLFYLHLGTEVYALLCEQQDLISVPTGTRHWFDMGPEPDFTCIRLFTSTEGWAAQWTGDGIAERLPRFEKVVHAG from the coding sequence ATGAGCACACTGAAGATCTTCGCGGAAGAAGGCGCACCCACTCCCCGTGTCACGACCAGCGATAGCGCGGAGATCGCGCGCCTGCTCGGAGCCCAGGGCGTTCGCTTCGAGCGCTGGGAGACACGGGCGCTGCCGCCCTCCGCGGGCCAGGCGGAGATCCTCTCCAGCTACGCGGCCGAGGTGGCGCGGCTGAAGGCGGAGAACGGCTTCCAGTCCGCCGACGTCATCAACCTCACCCCTTCCCATCCCCAGAAGGAGGAGATGCGCCGGAAGTTCCTCTCCGAGCACCGCCACTCCGAGGATGAAGTGCGCTTCTTCGTCCGGGGCCGAGGGCTGTTCTACCTGCACCTGGGGACCGAGGTGTATGCCCTGCTGTGCGAGCAGCAGGACCTGATCAGCGTCCCGACGGGGACCCGGCACTGGTTCGACATGGGGCCGGAGCCCGACTTCACCTGCATCCGCCTGTTCACCAGCACCGAGGGCTGGGCCGCCCAGTGGACCGGGGATGGAATTGCCGAGCGCCTTCCGCGCTTCGAGAAGGTGGTTCACGCGGGATGA
- the mtnC gene encoding acireductone synthase, protein MIRAIVTDIEGTTSSLRFVHEVLFPYSARHLEEFVLQHLREPAVREQLHETARLAELDPEDTPALIAQLLRWIAEDRKSPPLKLLQGMLWERGYREGAFQGHLYEDAAQLLRQWQRQGLRLYVYSSGSEQAQKLLFGYSSHGDLTPLFSVYFDTRVGAKREVASYRRIAQELGEAPGNILFLSDVKEELDAARAAGLHTTWLVREGALPAQPLHPVARDFHEVRLDA, encoded by the coding sequence ATGATCCGCGCCATCGTCACGGACATCGAGGGGACGACCAGCTCCCTGCGCTTCGTGCATGAGGTGCTCTTTCCCTACTCGGCCCGGCACCTGGAGGAGTTCGTCCTTCAACACCTGCGGGAGCCCGCGGTCCGTGAGCAGCTTCACGAGACGGCGCGCCTGGCGGAGCTCGACCCGGAGGACACCCCGGCGCTCATCGCCCAACTGCTGCGGTGGATCGCCGAGGATCGCAAGAGCCCGCCCCTCAAGCTCCTGCAAGGGATGCTCTGGGAGCGCGGCTACCGCGAGGGCGCGTTCCAGGGCCATCTCTACGAGGATGCTGCCCAGCTCTTGCGCCAGTGGCAGCGCCAGGGCCTGCGGCTCTACGTCTATTCCTCCGGCTCAGAGCAGGCCCAGAAGCTGCTCTTCGGATACAGCTCGCATGGAGACCTGACGCCGCTGTTCTCGGTTTACTTCGACACCCGCGTGGGCGCCAAGCGCGAGGTGGCGTCCTACCGCCGCATCGCCCAGGAATTGGGAGAGGCACCAGGAAACATCCTCTTCCTCTCCGACGTGAAGGAGGAGCTGGACGCGGCGCGGGCCGCGGGCCTGCACACCACGTGGCTGGTGCGCGAGGGCGCACTGCCCGCACAGCCACTCCACCCCGTGGCGCGTGACTTCCACGAGGTCCGCCTCGACGCGTGA
- a CDS encoding isopenicillin N synthase family dioxygenase — protein MNAVPVAAEFDRVPIIDVRALVEPSASLASRRAVAEQLGAACRESGFFYVVGHGIDAGLQARLEESSRRFFALPLEEKMAVRMALGGPAWRGYFPVGGELTSGRPDRKEGLYFGAELPPTHPLVRTGTPLHGSNLFPREPAGLRDEVLAYMAALTGLGHALMSGIALSLGLDADYFAARYTADPLVLFRIFNYPPGPELAEDGQPVWGVGEHTDYGVLTILKQDDAGGLQVKSRAGGQVRWVEAPPVPDSFVCNIGDMLDRMTRGLYRSTPHRVRNRAGRDRLSLPFFFDPSWTAEVRPIDSPALEGAASDDRSERWDGQSVHAFRGTYGDYLLGKVGKVFPELRAEVLSSK, from the coding sequence ATGAACGCCGTGCCCGTTGCCGCTGAGTTCGATCGTGTCCCGATCATCGATGTGCGTGCGCTCGTCGAGCCTTCCGCGAGCCTCGCCTCGCGCCGCGCCGTCGCCGAACAACTGGGCGCCGCCTGTCGCGAGAGCGGCTTCTTCTATGTCGTCGGCCATGGCATCGACGCCGGGCTCCAAGCCCGCTTGGAGGAGTCGAGCCGCCGGTTCTTCGCGCTCCCCCTCGAAGAGAAGATGGCCGTGCGCATGGCGCTCGGCGGGCCCGCCTGGCGAGGGTATTTCCCCGTCGGCGGCGAGCTGACCTCCGGCCGTCCAGACCGCAAGGAGGGCCTCTACTTCGGCGCCGAGCTGCCTCCCACCCACCCGCTCGTGCGCACCGGCACGCCGCTCCATGGCTCCAACCTGTTCCCCCGGGAGCCGGCCGGACTGCGCGACGAGGTCCTCGCGTACATGGCCGCCCTCACGGGCCTCGGGCACGCCCTCATGTCCGGCATCGCCCTCAGCCTCGGCCTCGACGCGGACTACTTCGCCGCGCGCTACACCGCCGATCCGCTCGTGCTCTTCCGCATCTTCAACTACCCGCCCGGCCCCGAGCTCGCCGAAGACGGGCAGCCCGTCTGGGGCGTGGGCGAGCACACCGACTATGGCGTGCTCACCATCCTCAAGCAGGACGATGCGGGCGGCCTCCAGGTCAAGTCGCGCGCGGGCGGCCAGGTGCGCTGGGTCGAGGCGCCACCCGTGCCCGACTCCTTCGTGTGCAACATCGGCGACATGCTCGACCGCATGACGCGCGGCCTCTATCGCTCGACGCCCCACCGGGTGCGGAACCGCGCCGGCCGAGACCGCCTGTCCCTGCCGTTCTTCTTCGACCCGAGCTGGACCGCCGAGGTGCGTCCCATCGACTCCCCGGCCCTCGAAGGCGCCGCCTCCGATGACCGCTCCGAGCGCTGGGACGGGCAGAGCGTCCACGCCTTCCGTGGCACCTATGGCGACTACCTGCTCGGCAAGGTGGGCAAGGTCTTCCCCGAGCTTCGCGCCGAGGTCCTCTCCTCGAAGTGA
- a CDS encoding response regulator transcription factor: protein MATPRDSDAPSLLLVDDDAVFRERLARAFRERGFEVVTAGSVDEALAAARQESPELAVVDLRMPGRSGLELVRELRGLDDSTRIIVLTGYGSIATAVEAVRLGALNYLPKPADVDDLLVALARGLGEPSPQVAEEFQAPSLARAEWEHIQRVLNDCDGNISEASRRLGLHRRSLQRKLQKYPPSQ, encoded by the coding sequence ATGGCCACTCCGAGAGACTCCGACGCACCCTCACTGCTGCTGGTGGATGACGACGCGGTCTTCCGCGAGCGGCTGGCGCGCGCCTTCCGCGAGCGGGGCTTCGAGGTGGTGACGGCGGGCTCGGTGGACGAGGCGCTGGCGGCGGCGCGGCAGGAGTCCCCGGAGCTGGCGGTGGTGGACCTGCGGATGCCGGGTCGCAGCGGTCTGGAGTTGGTGCGCGAGCTGCGGGGGTTGGACGACTCCACGCGCATCATCGTCCTCACGGGCTACGGCAGCATCGCCACGGCGGTGGAGGCGGTGCGGCTGGGAGCGCTCAACTACCTGCCGAAGCCGGCGGACGTGGATGACCTGCTGGTGGCGCTGGCGCGAGGGCTGGGAGAGCCGAGCCCGCAGGTGGCCGAGGAGTTCCAGGCGCCCTCGCTGGCACGGGCCGAGTGGGAGCACATCCAGCGGGTGCTCAACGACTGTGACGGGAACATCTCCGAGGCGTCGCGGCGGTTGGGGCTCCACCGCCGCTCGTTGCAGCGAAAGCTGCAGAAGTACCCGCCGTCGCAGTAG
- a CDS encoding ATP-binding protein: MREAQAINLSWLLRLRWGAVVGQAALILLATVGMGMALPLVPLFATVGVAAASNGALGLWARQPRDIREWMLWAVMALDVVLLTVLLDFSGGPFNPFSTLYLVHIALAAVVLGAGWTWALVAMASACFGTLFVRHLWVPGGSAGAEHHHINDVRLHLEGMWVAFGLAAVFIVYFVQRVTRALAQREAELVAARAVTARNEKLAALATLAAGAAHELSTPLSTIAVVAKELERRAELTPAGREDAQLIRQQVARCHDILGQMAADAGASRGEAFVSVPPASLLEGALEGLSGRERVQVETEGRGQQEAVSVPARALTHAIRGVVKNALQASPEGTPVRLVLSREAALWRLSVEDGGRGMTAEVLSRAGEPFFTTKPPGEGMGLGLFLARAVLDQLGGKLELRSTPGQGTRVELTWPAGGLRQFAPLSPEASGASLPAPGE; the protein is encoded by the coding sequence GTGCGCGAGGCCCAGGCCATCAACCTCTCGTGGCTGCTGCGGCTGCGCTGGGGTGCCGTGGTGGGGCAGGCGGCGCTGATCCTCCTGGCGACCGTGGGGATGGGCATGGCGCTGCCGCTGGTGCCGCTGTTCGCCACGGTGGGCGTGGCGGCGGCGAGCAACGGGGCGCTGGGGTTGTGGGCGCGGCAGCCGCGAGACATTCGCGAGTGGATGCTGTGGGCGGTGATGGCGCTGGACGTGGTGCTGCTCACGGTGCTGCTGGACTTCAGCGGCGGCCCCTTCAACCCCTTCAGCACGCTGTACCTGGTCCACATCGCCCTGGCGGCGGTGGTGCTGGGCGCCGGGTGGACGTGGGCGCTGGTGGCCATGGCCTCCGCGTGCTTCGGCACGCTGTTCGTCCGCCACCTGTGGGTGCCCGGTGGATCCGCTGGCGCCGAGCACCACCACATCAATGACGTGCGGCTGCACCTGGAGGGCATGTGGGTGGCCTTCGGGCTGGCCGCGGTCTTCATCGTCTACTTCGTGCAGCGAGTCACCCGGGCGCTGGCCCAGCGTGAGGCGGAGTTGGTGGCGGCGCGCGCGGTGACGGCGCGCAACGAGAAGTTGGCGGCGCTGGCCACGCTGGCGGCGGGGGCGGCGCACGAGCTGTCCACGCCGCTGTCCACCATCGCCGTGGTGGCCAAGGAGTTGGAGCGGCGCGCGGAGCTCACGCCGGCGGGCCGCGAGGACGCGCAGCTGATCCGCCAGCAGGTAGCGCGCTGCCACGACATCCTCGGGCAGATGGCGGCGGATGCGGGCGCCAGCCGCGGAGAGGCCTTCGTCTCGGTGCCGCCCGCTTCGTTGTTGGAGGGAGCGCTGGAGGGCCTGAGCGGGCGCGAGCGCGTCCAGGTGGAGACGGAAGGGCGCGGCCAGCAGGAGGCGGTGTCCGTGCCGGCCCGTGCGCTCACACACGCCATTCGCGGGGTGGTGAAGAACGCGCTCCAGGCCTCGCCGGAGGGAACGCCGGTGCGGCTGGTGCTCTCGCGCGAGGCGGCGCTGTGGCGGCTGTCGGTGGAGGACGGGGGGCGGGGGATGACGGCGGAGGTGCTGTCGCGAGCGGGCGAACCCTTCTTCACCACGAAGCCACCAGGGGAGGGGATGGGGCTGGGGCTCTTCCTGGCGCGGGCGGTGCTGGATCAGCTGGGTGGGAAGCTGGAGCTGCGCTCGACGCCGGGGCAGGGCACGCGGGTGGAGCTGACGTGGCCGGCGGGGGGCCTGCGACAATTTGCCCCGTTGTCCCCGGAGGCGAGCGGGGCGAGCCTCCCGGCCCCGGGTGAGTGA
- a CDS encoding site-2 protease family protein, which produces MEIAPARPAVRLWPHLLLFVLTVGTTLSAYPVSFVGVFPWDALGISRVWNDALAFSLALLTILGSHEMGHYLLARYHKVDATLPYFIPLPIIGVGTLGAVIRIRGRIPHRNALVDIGASGPLAGLIVAIPILIWGLLHSQVVDAPQTAVAFPGEDSLVSLLQRLFAWTMEQLTQVAPAAATEVYVPRATIFADNLLMQGLTYLTLGPLPEGKDVAVHPVVISGWFGLLVTLLNLLPVGQLDGGHLAYALWGRRAQWVGKTAALVLLGLTLFATASWGVWLLVVSKMVGFGHPEVVEPEVPLSTGRKWVCALCFLALIACAMPIPLRQV; this is translated from the coding sequence ATGGAGATCGCTCCCGCCCGCCCTGCAGTGAGGCTCTGGCCGCACCTGCTGCTGTTCGTGCTCACGGTGGGCACGACGCTCAGCGCGTACCCTGTCTCCTTCGTGGGCGTCTTCCCGTGGGATGCGCTGGGCATCTCTCGGGTGTGGAACGACGCGCTGGCCTTCAGCCTGGCGCTGCTGACGATCCTCGGCTCGCACGAGATGGGGCACTACCTGCTGGCGCGCTACCACAAGGTGGATGCGACGCTGCCCTACTTCATCCCCCTGCCCATCATCGGCGTGGGCACGCTGGGGGCGGTGATCCGCATCCGCGGGCGCATTCCGCACCGCAACGCGCTGGTGGACATCGGCGCCTCGGGCCCGCTGGCGGGGCTGATTGTCGCCATCCCCATCCTTATATGGGGCCTGTTGCACTCGCAGGTGGTGGACGCGCCCCAGACGGCGGTGGCCTTCCCCGGCGAGGACTCGCTGGTGTCGCTGCTGCAGCGGCTGTTCGCCTGGACGATGGAGCAACTGACCCAGGTCGCTCCCGCCGCCGCTACCGAGGTGTATGTGCCCCGGGCGACCATCTTCGCCGACAACCTGCTGATGCAGGGGCTCACCTACCTGACGCTGGGGCCGCTGCCAGAGGGCAAGGACGTGGCGGTACACCCGGTGGTCATCTCCGGGTGGTTCGGCCTGCTGGTGACGCTGCTCAACCTGCTGCCGGTGGGGCAACTGGACGGCGGGCACCTGGCGTACGCGCTGTGGGGCAGGCGCGCGCAGTGGGTGGGGAAGACGGCGGCGCTGGTGCTCCTGGGGCTGACGCTGTTCGCCACGGCGTCCTGGGGTGTGTGGCTGTTGGTGGTGAGCAAGATGGTGGGCTTCGGGCACCCGGAGGTGGTAGAGCCAGAGGTGCCGCTGAGCACCGGGCGCAAGTGGGTGTGCGCCCTGTGCTTCCTGGCGCTGATCGCCTGTGCCATGCCCATCCCCCTCCGTCAGGTGTAG
- a CDS encoding HAD family hydrolase, with product MVQNVIFDVDGTLVDSVDEHAEAWRRAFLEFGRDVPFSHVRSQIGKGADQLIPVFFNDEELERFGKDLDEYRSKLFLKDFLPKVRAFPKVRELFQRLRKDGVRVALASSAKGEELKHYIQLCRIEGLFEEATSKDDAEKSKPHPDIFAAALERLGRPDVSATCVVGDTPYDALAAGKLSVPTVGLLCGGFPADDLRAAGCRVLMKDPAELLARYEASPRAWPWTEGNVAASPEDEESR from the coding sequence ATGGTGCAGAACGTCATCTTCGACGTGGATGGGACGCTGGTGGACTCGGTGGATGAGCACGCCGAGGCCTGGCGCCGGGCGTTCCTCGAGTTCGGCCGGGACGTGCCCTTCTCGCACGTGCGCAGTCAGATCGGTAAGGGCGCGGATCAGCTCATCCCCGTCTTCTTCAATGACGAGGAGCTGGAGCGCTTCGGCAAGGACCTGGACGAGTACCGCAGCAAGCTCTTCCTCAAGGACTTCCTGCCCAAGGTGCGCGCGTTCCCGAAGGTGCGTGAGCTGTTCCAGCGCCTGCGCAAGGACGGGGTGCGCGTCGCCCTGGCCTCCAGCGCCAAGGGTGAGGAGCTCAAGCACTACATCCAGCTGTGCCGCATCGAGGGGCTCTTCGAGGAGGCCACCAGCAAGGATGACGCGGAGAAGAGCAAGCCGCACCCGGACATCTTCGCCGCGGCGCTCGAGCGGCTGGGGCGCCCGGACGTGAGCGCCACCTGCGTGGTGGGTGACACGCCCTATGACGCGCTCGCCGCTGGCAAGTTGAGCGTGCCCACCGTGGGCCTGCTGTGCGGCGGCTTCCCGGCGGACGACCTGCGCGCCGCGGGCTGCCGCGTGCTGATGAAGGATCCCGCCGAGCTGCTCGCGCGCTACGAGGCCTCGCCCCGCGCCTGGCCCTGGACGGAAGGGAACGTGGCCGCCTCTCCCGAGGACGAAGAGTCGCGCTGA